Proteins co-encoded in one Plasmodium sp. gorilla clade G2 genome assembly, chromosome: 9 genomic window:
- a CDS encoding serine/threonine protein kinase, putative, with product MSLYLNKRHLRYHVRESECSSDFSFDDLYKKVNDVFNFYSFSDTESKEEKRRCVIDVTEGRIFKKRKAQKFVNRLKRSTHLCNIKSNVQDIRVVDGFKKYDKNEEKKYICFDDKNCKHDRIYTFVNYEYIKILKKAKEFKGCAISFLRSSKIDRTKVVDDLYYNGEVSHERDVEKKKNDSHDNYHNNYHNNYHSDHFDENKKLKKLLEKFHKEKIPSCSSKEYFTKIIKEYTLYKKKYKIINLVYVKEDNQWSCPKINNNKKKQSNSIKRKIQKIYLYPKETFFNPFFNNFITYENGIKLERYLTKNLCHRNIILMDSFFVLHNYIVTMYSFGGYPLMRWCKEKEKFVLPNEERKKKKKKIMNIPDELIEQYGKDPYVLKDHMNCNDFINNINNMNNMNNMNNINESDILFNNIEYVNKTNDQEQNIFESYDKRKVSRNYFHAIGDNESYLNVQSVFPHIIDKNYYNGIPQGIITNIRETRKNEMYDIEKMNRDIKKLKRKLKDIKEKKMEKMEKMKKMKKLKKMEKMEKMKKMEKMKKLKKMEKMKKLKKMKKLKKMKKMKKLKKMEKTKQFAYVYPEYLVAEILRQLLNVCLYLYKNNIFHSDIKPSNIVIKNVHKKHMDIIRYSKRNNMWYIYKRGEIIKRKICIKLIDFEYCQIINNKNGFVMSGGTTSLFKPLEDFKNKKIYALSKLVWIIGITIFILLTGTHPFTKINNDVHIYYLLSKNKKFYIKKKLNKYNYLSQSCKDLLKKMLTLNYQNRISFIRIFNNSFTLFG from the exons ATGAGTTTATATCTAAATAAGAGACATCTCAGATATCATGTGAGAGAGTCAGAGTGCTCATCGGATTTTTCTTTTGACGACCTCTACAAAAAAGTTAACGACGTTTTTAATTTCTATTCCTTCAGTGACACAGAATCAAAAGAAGAGAAACGAAGATGTGTTATAGATGTCACAGAAGGAaggatatttaaaaaaagaaaagcaCAAAAATTTGTGAATCGATTAAAAAGGTCTACACATCTATGCAACATAAAATCCAACGTTCAAGATATTAGAGTGGTAGATgggtttaaaaaatatgataaaaatgaagaaaaaaaatatatttgttttgaCGACAAAAATTGTAAGCATGATAGAATATACACATTTGTAAATTatgaatacataaaaattttgaaaaaggCAAAAGAATTTAAAGGTTGTGCTATATCCTTTTTAAGGAGCTCAAAAATAGATAGAACAAAGGTAGTAGATGATTTGTATTATAATGGAGAGGTATCACATGAAAGGGatgtagaaaaaaagaaaaatgataGTCATGATAATTaccataataattatcataataattatcatagtGATCATTTTGATGagaataaaaaattgaaaaaactGCTAGAAAAATTccataaagaaaaaataccATCATGTAGTTCTAAAGAATATTTTACAAAgattataaaagaatatacattatataagaaaaaatacaaaataattaatttagtATATGTAAAAGAAGATAATCAATGGAGTTGTccaaaaattaataataataaaaaaaaacaaagtaattcaataaaaagaaaaatacaaaaaatatatttatatccaaAGGAAACATTCTTTAATCCtttctttaataattttataacataTGAAAATGGAATTAAATTAGAAAGATATCTAACTAAAAATTTGTGTcatagaaatattattttgatggattcattttttgtattacataattatattgttACAATGTATTCTTTTGGAGGTTATCCTTTAATGAGGTGgtgtaaagaaaaagaaaaatttgtCTTACCAAatgaagaaagaaaaaaaaaaa aaaaaaaaattatgaatatacCTGATGAGTTAATAGAACAATATGGAAAGGATCCCTATGTATTAAAAGATCACATGAATTGTaatgattttataaataatattaataatatgaataatatgaataatatgaataatataaacgaatcagatattctttttaataatatagaatatgTAAACAAGACCAATGACCAAGAACAAAACATATTTGAATCATATGATAAAAGGAAGGTTTCAAGGAATTATTTTCATGCTATAGGTGACAACGAAAGTTATTTAAATGTTCAATCGGTTTTTCCACACATtattgataaaaattattataatggaATACCTCAAGGTATAATCACAAATATAAGAGAGACAAGGAAGAATGAAATGtatgatatagaaaaaatgaatagagatataaaaaaattaaaaagaaaattaaaggatataaaagagaaaaaaatggaaaaaatggaaaaaatgaaaaaaatgaaaaaattgaaaaaaatggaaaaaatggaaaaaatgaaaaaaatggaaaaaatgaaaaaattgaaaaaaatggaaaaaatgaaaaaattgaaaaaaatgaaaaaattgaaaaaaatgaaaaaaatgaaaaaattgaaaaaaatggaaaaaacaaaacaatttGCTTATGTATATCCTGAATATCTCGTAGCTGAAATATTAAGACAATTATTAAATgtgtgtttatatttatataaaaataacatatttcATAGTGATATAAAACCATCAAATATCGTTATAAAGAATGTTCATAAGAAACATATGGATATAATACGTTATagtaaaagaaataatatgtggtatatatataaaagaggagaaataataaaaaggaaaatatgtataaaattaattgatTTTGAATATtgtcaaataataaataataaaaatggattTGTTATGTCAGGTGGAACaacatcattatttaaaCCTTTAGaagattttaaaaataaaaaaatttatgctTTATCTAAATTAGTATGGATAATAGGTAtaactatttttatattattaacagGTACTCATCCATTtactaaaataaataatgatgttcatatttattatcttctatctaaaaataagaaattctatataaaaaaaaaattaaacaaatataattatctatCTCAATCATGTaaagatttattaaaaaaaatgttaacaTTAAATTATCAAAACAGAATATCATTCATTCGGATATTTAATAACTCATTTACTCTTTTTGGATAA